One window of the Esox lucius isolate fEsoLuc1 chromosome 8, fEsoLuc1.pri, whole genome shotgun sequence genome contains the following:
- the enc3 gene encoding ectodermal-neural cortex 3 yields MSVSNHENRKSRSSSGSMNIQLFHKTSHADSLLTQLNLLRKRRVFTDIVLMAGNRIFPCHRAVLASCSRYFEAMFSGGLRESRDKEVNFHDSLHPEVLELLLDYAYSARVIINEENAESLLEAGDMLQFHDIRDACAEFLEKNLAPSNCLGMMLLSDAHQCQRLYELSWRMCLANFANLNRTEDFLSLPKDKVQELVFSEELEVEDESLVYEAVIDWVKADIERRHSDLPELLRCVRLALLPETYLLKNVASEELVMGHKVGREIVEDAVRCKMRILQNDGIVTGFCARPRKVSQALLLLGGQTFMCDKVYMIDNQTKEITPKTDIPSPRKECSACAIGCKVYVTGGRGSENGASKDVWVYDTLHDEWSKAAPMLVARFGHGTAELDHILYVVGGHTSLAGSFPASPSVSLKQVEQYDPQTNKWTLVAPLREGVSNAAVVGAKNKLFAFGGTSVNQDKFPKVQCFDPVQNRWTVPALCPQLWRYTAAAVVGNHIVVIGGDTEFSASSAYRFNSETFQWSKFGDVTAKRISCHAVASGNRLYVVGGYFGAQRCKTLDCYDPSTDSWDSVTSVPYSLIPTAFVSTWKYLSA; encoded by the coding sequence ATGTCTGTGAGCAACCACGAAAATAGGAAGTCCCGCTCTAGCTCGGGCTCCATGAACATCCAGCTTTTCCACAAGACATCCCATGCGGACAGTCTCCTGACTCAGCTCAACCTGCTGCGCAAGCGTAGAGTCTTCACTGACATCGTCCTGATGGCAGGAAACCGGATCTTCCCATGCCATCGTGCTGTGCTGGCCTCCTGCAGCCGCTACTTCGAGGCCATGTTCAGTGGAGGCCTGAGGGAGAGCCGCGACAAAGAGGTCAACTTCCACGATTCACTGCATCCTGAGGTGCTTGAGCTGCTGTTAGACTATGCATACTCCGCCCGTGTCATTATCAATGAGGAGAACGCAGAGTCACTCTTGGAGGCGGGGGACATGCTGCAGTTCCATGACATCCGAGACGCCTGCGCTGAGTTCCTAGAGAAGAACCTGGCACCGTCGAACTGCTTGGGCATGATGCTGCTGTCGGATGCCCACCAGTGCCAACGGCTCTATGAGCTCTCATGGAGGATGTGCCTGGCCAACTTTGCCAACCTCAACAGAACCGAAGACTTCTTGAGTCTTCCCAAAGACAAGGTCCAGGAGCTGGTATTCAGTGAGGAGCTGGAGGTGGAGGATGAGAGCCTGGTGTATGAGGCAGTGATCGACTGGGTGAAGGCAGACATTGAGAGGAGGCACAGTGACCTGCCGGAGCTGCTGCGCTGCGTGCGTCTAGCCCTGCTTCCTGAAACATACTTGCTGAAGAACGTGGCCTCTGAGGAACTGGTGATGGGACACAAAGTGGGACGGGAGATCGTGGAGGATGCAGTGCGCTGTAAAATGAGGATCCTTCAGAACGATGGCATCGTGACAGGATTCTGTGCCCGGCCCAGGAAGGTGAGCCAGGCTCTGCTCCTCCTAGGTGGCCAGACTTTCATGTGTGACAAGGTGTACATGATCGACAACCAGACCAAGGAGATCACCCCAAAAACGGACATCCCTAGCCCCCGTAAGGAGTGCAGCGCCTGTGCCATTGGCTGCAAGGTTTACGTAACTGGAGGTAGGGGCTCTGAGAACGGGGCCTCCAAAGACGTGTGGGTCTACGACACCCTGCATGACGAGTGGTCTAAAGCGGCACCGATGTTGGTGGCCAGATTCGGACATGGGACCGCTGAGCTCGACCATATCCTGTATGTAGTTGGTGGACACACCTCTCTGGCTGGCTCCTTCCCAGCCTCTCCGTCAGTCTCTTTGAAACAGGTGGAGCAGTATGACCCCCAGACCAACAAGTGGACCCTGGTAGCTCCTCTCAGAGAGGGGGTAAGCAATGCTGCAGTTGTAGGGGCTAAAAACAAACTCTTTGCCTTTGGAGGCACCAGTGTCAATCAAGATAAGTTCCCCAAGGTACAGTGTTTTGACCCGGTCCAGAACAGGTGGACGGTGCCTGCTTTGTGCCCACAGCTCTGGCGCTATACCGCTGCGGCCGTTGTCGGCAATCACATAGTAGTGATCGGCGGGGACACAGAGTTCTCGGCTAGCTCGGCCTACCGCTTCAACAGTGAAACGTTCCAGTGGTCCAAGTTTGGCGACGTAACTGCCAAGAGGATCAGCTGTCACGCAGTGGCGTCGGGGAACCGGCTTTATGTGGTCGGAGGATACTTCGGGGCTCAAAGGTGCAAGACCCTTGACTGTTATGACCCCTCGACAGACTCATGGGATAGTGTGACCAGTGTTCCATACTCCCTGATCCCCACTGCTTTTGTCAGCACCTGGAAGTACCTCTCAGCATAG